A single region of the Pelobates fuscus isolate aPelFus1 chromosome 4, aPelFus1.pri, whole genome shotgun sequence genome encodes:
- the CEBPD gene encoding CCAAT/enhancer-binding protein delta has product MSALSMSLEARCVSPYAAWCMESANFYEQRLSGSPAPCKPRAMCEEPEHPVTSSSNLAELSSAPAIYDDESAIDFSSYIDSMSSVPNLELCNDELFADLFNSNHKAGERAESAQDYLNGLLATPYQGNNKTHLQQLKQEPEWSDSDMSSSLPCQIATCAQTSMNLQPTPPTSPEPCSSTSSACPSPASTAGTACTKDRSGKKCVDRYSPEYRQRRERNNIAVRKSRDKAKKRNIDMQQKLLELSSENEKLHKRIDLLTRDLTNLRHFFKQLPPTATSGTYLSNMGSIDCR; this is encoded by the coding sequence ATGAGTGCCCTGTCCATGAGCCTGGAGGCCCGCTGTGTGTCCCCATATGCCGCCTGGTGTATGGAGTCTGCCAACTTCTACGAGCAGCGCCTGAGCGGCTCCCCTGCCCCCTGCAAGCCCAGGGCCATGTGCGAGGAGCCCGAGCACCCGGTGACCAGCAGCAGTAACCTGGCGGAGCTCAGCTCAGCACCCGCCATCTACGATGATGAGAGTGCCATCGACTTCAGCTCTTACATTGACTCCATGTCCTCCGTGCCCAACCTGGAGCTGTGCAACGACGAACTGTTTGCTGACCTGTTTAACAGCAACCACAAGGCTGGGGAGAGGGCAGAGAGCGCCCAGGACTATCTGAACGGGCTACTGGCTACCCCCTACCAGGGCAACAACAAGACCCACTTACAGCAGCTGAAGCAGGAACCTGAATGGAGTGACAGTGACATGTCCTCCTCCCTGCCATGCCAGATTGCCACCTGTGCCCAGACCAGCATGAACCTCCAGCCCACACCGCCCACCTCCCCAGAGCCATGCAGCTCCACCAGCTCAGCATGCCCGTCCCCTGCCTCCACCGCGGGCACAGCCTGCACCAAGGACCGGTCCGGGAAGAAGTGTGTGGACCGGTACAGCCCGGAGTACCGGCAGAGGAGGGAGAGGAACAACATCGCCGTGCGTAAAAGCCGAGACAAGGCGAAGAAGCGCAACATTGACATGCAGCAGAAATTGCTGGAGCTCTCCTCTGAGAACGAGAAGCTCCACAAGAGGATAGACCTCCTCACCAGGGACCTGACAAACCTCAGGCACTTCTTTAAACAGCTGCCCCCCACAGCCACATCTGGCACTTACCTCTCCAACATGGGCAGCATTGATTGCCGGTAA